One region of Trinickia violacea genomic DNA includes:
- the nuoK gene encoding NADH-quinone oxidoreductase subunit NuoK gives MLTLAHYLVLGAILFAISIVGIFLNRRNVIIILMAIELMLLAVNTNFVAFSHYLGDVHGQIFVFFVLTVAAAEAAIGLAILVTLFRSLDTINVEDLDQLKG, from the coding sequence ATGTTGACCCTTGCTCATTACCTCGTGCTCGGTGCGATCCTGTTTGCGATCAGCATCGTCGGTATTTTCCTGAACCGCCGCAACGTCATCATCATCCTGATGGCGATCGAATTGATGCTGCTGGCGGTGAACACCAATTTCGTCGCGTTCTCGCATTACCTCGGCGATGTGCACGGCCAGATCTTCGTGTTCTTCGTGCTCACGGTGGCCGCGGCTGAAGCTGCGATCGGCCTCGCGATTCTGGTGACTCTGTTCCGTAGTCTCGACACGATCAACGTCGAAGACCTCGATCAGCTCAAAGGTTAA
- the nuoL gene encoding NADH-quinone oxidoreductase subunit L, with product MSTTLNENLLLAVPLAPLAGSLIAGLFGKTVGRKGSHRVTILGVFISFILSAMVFVDVLNGASFNATVYEWMNVGSVKLEVGFLVDTLTAMMMCVVTFVSLMVHIYTIGYMAEDDGYERFFSYISLFTFSMLMLVMSNNFLQLFFGWEAVGLVSYLLIGFYFTRESAIYANMKAFLVNRVGDFGFLLGIGLIFAYGGSLNYTDVFAKSHDLAALSFPGTSWGLLTVACICLFIGAMGKSAQFPLHVWLPDSMEGPTPISALIHAATMVTAGIFMVTRMSPLFELSDTALSFIMVIGAITALFMGFLGIVQNDIKRVVAYSTLSQLGYMTVALGASAYSVAVFHLMTHAFFKALLFLGAGSVIIGMHHDQDMRNMGGLRKYMPITWITSLVGSLALIGTPFFAGFYSKDSIIDAVKLSHLPGAGFAYFAVVASVFVTALYSFRMYFMVFHGEERFRGPKHPDSPLGAEAALHAAHSHGHDDHGHGHGHDDHAHEPHETPWVVWVPLVLLAIPSVVIGAIAIGPMLFGDFFQHGVAFSQVIFIGENHPALHEMADEFQGWAAMGLHSVSGLPVWLALAGVVTAWFLYLKRPDLPAVMRRAFGPIYTLLDNKYYMDKINDLVFAKGAVAIGRGLWKEGDVVVIDGIVNGSARFIGWFASVIRFLQSGYIYHYAFAMIIGMLGLLTLFVTLGGK from the coding sequence ATGTCAACGACACTTAATGAAAACCTGCTGCTGGCGGTTCCGCTCGCACCGCTCGCCGGCTCGCTGATTGCGGGGCTGTTCGGCAAGACGGTAGGGCGCAAGGGAAGCCACCGGGTCACGATCCTGGGCGTGTTCATTTCGTTCATCCTGTCGGCGATGGTGTTCGTCGACGTGTTGAACGGCGCGAGCTTCAACGCGACGGTCTACGAATGGATGAACGTCGGCTCGGTGAAGCTCGAAGTCGGCTTCCTGGTCGACACGCTGACTGCGATGATGATGTGCGTCGTGACCTTCGTGTCGCTGATGGTGCACATCTACACGATCGGCTACATGGCCGAAGACGACGGCTACGAGCGCTTCTTCTCGTACATCTCGCTCTTCACGTTCTCGATGCTGATGCTCGTGATGAGCAACAACTTCCTGCAGCTGTTCTTCGGCTGGGAAGCGGTGGGCCTCGTGTCGTACCTGCTGATTGGCTTCTACTTCACGCGTGAAAGCGCGATCTACGCGAACATGAAGGCGTTCCTCGTGAACCGCGTCGGCGACTTCGGCTTCCTGCTCGGCATCGGCTTGATCTTTGCGTACGGCGGTTCGCTGAACTACACGGACGTGTTCGCGAAGAGCCATGACTTGGCGGCGCTGTCGTTCCCGGGTACGAGCTGGGGCCTCCTGACGGTTGCCTGCATCTGCTTGTTCATCGGTGCGATGGGTAAGTCGGCACAATTCCCGCTGCACGTGTGGCTGCCCGACTCGATGGAAGGCCCGACGCCGATCTCCGCGCTGATTCACGCGGCGACCATGGTGACGGCCGGCATCTTCATGGTGACGCGCATGTCGCCGCTGTTCGAGCTGTCGGATACGGCACTGTCGTTCATTATGGTGATCGGCGCCATAACCGCGCTCTTCATGGGCTTCCTCGGCATCGTCCAGAACGACATCAAGCGCGTCGTTGCCTATTCGACGCTCTCCCAGCTCGGCTACATGACCGTTGCGCTTGGAGCGTCGGCCTACTCGGTCGCCGTGTTCCACCTGATGACGCACGCGTTCTTCAAGGCACTGCTGTTCCTCGGCGCGGGCTCGGTCATCATCGGCATGCACCACGATCAAGACATGCGCAACATGGGCGGTCTGCGCAAGTACATGCCGATCACCTGGATCACGTCGCTGGTGGGGTCGCTCGCGCTGATCGGCACGCCGTTCTTCGCAGGCTTCTATTCGAAGGACTCGATCATCGATGCGGTGAAGCTCTCGCATCTGCCGGGTGCGGGCTTCGCGTACTTCGCGGTCGTGGCGAGCGTGTTCGTCACCGCGCTGTATTCGTTCCGTATGTACTTCATGGTGTTCCACGGCGAAGAGCGCTTCCGCGGTCCGAAGCACCCTGACTCGCCGCTGGGCGCGGAAGCGGCGTTGCACGCGGCGCACAGCCATGGTCACGACGACCACGGCCATGGCCACGGTCACGACGATCACGCACACGAGCCGCATGAGACGCCGTGGGTCGTGTGGGTGCCGCTGGTGCTGCTCGCGATTCCGTCGGTGGTGATCGGTGCAATCGCAATCGGTCCGATGCTGTTCGGCGACTTCTTCCAGCACGGCGTGGCGTTCAGCCAGGTGATCTTCATCGGCGAGAACCATCCGGCGCTGCACGAGATGGCCGACGAGTTCCAAGGCTGGGCCGCGATGGGCCTGCACTCGGTGTCGGGCCTGCCGGTATGGCTCGCGCTCGCAGGCGTGGTCACGGCATGGTTCCTGTATCTGAAGCGTCCTGATCTGCCGGCGGTGATGCGCCGCGCGTTCGGCCCGATCTACACGCTGCTCGATAACAAGTACTACATGGACAAGATCAACGACCTCGTGTTTGCCAAGGGTGCTGTGGCGATCGGCCGTGGCCTCTGGAAAGAGGGCGATGTCGTGGTCATCGACGGTATCGTCAACGGAAGTGCGCGCTTCATCGGCTGGTTCGCGAGCGTGATCCGCTTCCTCCAATCCGGTTACATCTATCACTACGCGTTCGCCATGATTATCGGCATGTTGGGGCTCCTGACCCTGTTTGTAACGCTCGGCGGCAAATAA
- a CDS encoding NADH-quinone oxidoreductase subunit M: MHSFPILSVAIWLPIVFGLAVLAIGSDRNPGPARWLALIGSILGLLVTLPLITGFDSSTAALQFVEQANWIERFHITYHLGVDGISMWFVVLTALITVIVVIAGWEVITEHVSQYLAAFLILSGIMVGVFSAADGMLFYVFFEATLIPMYLIIGVWGGANRIYAAFKFFLYTLAGSLLMLVALIYLYVQTGTFDLGAWQQAQIAMTPQVLLFIAFFLAFAVKVPMWPVHTWLPDAHVEAPTGGSVVLAAIMLKLGAYGFLRFSLPVTPDASHALAPIVIALSLIAVIYIGLVAMVQADMKKLVAYSSIAHMGFVTLGFFIFNQMGVEGAIVQMISHGFVSGAMFLCIGVLYDRMHSRQIADYGGVVNVMPKFATFVMLFAMANCGLPGTSGFVGEFMVILASVGYNFWIAFGAAFTLILGAAYTLWMYKRVYFGKVTNDHVAKLTDINRREFFILGVLAALTLFMGLYPKPFTDVMHVSVENLLAHVAQSKLPPLSQ, translated from the coding sequence ATGCACTCTTTTCCGATTCTCAGTGTCGCGATTTGGTTGCCGATCGTTTTCGGCCTCGCTGTTCTCGCTATCGGTTCCGATAGGAACCCCGGACCGGCGCGCTGGCTTGCGCTGATCGGTTCGATCCTCGGCCTGCTTGTCACGTTGCCGCTCATCACCGGCTTCGACTCGAGCACGGCCGCGCTGCAGTTCGTCGAGCAGGCGAACTGGATCGAACGCTTCCATATCACGTACCACCTCGGTGTCGACGGCATCTCGATGTGGTTCGTGGTGCTGACCGCGCTGATCACGGTAATCGTCGTGATTGCCGGCTGGGAAGTGATCACCGAACACGTGTCGCAGTACCTCGCCGCATTCCTGATCCTCTCGGGGATCATGGTCGGCGTGTTCTCGGCGGCTGACGGCATGCTGTTCTACGTGTTCTTCGAAGCCACCCTGATCCCGATGTACCTCATCATCGGCGTGTGGGGCGGCGCGAACCGCATCTACGCGGCGTTCAAGTTCTTCCTCTATACGCTGGCCGGCTCGCTGCTGATGCTGGTCGCGCTGATCTACCTGTACGTGCAGACCGGCACCTTCGATCTCGGAGCATGGCAGCAGGCGCAAATCGCGATGACGCCGCAGGTGTTGCTGTTTATCGCGTTCTTCCTCGCGTTCGCGGTGAAGGTGCCGATGTGGCCGGTGCACACGTGGTTGCCGGACGCGCACGTGGAAGCGCCGACGGGCGGCTCGGTCGTGCTGGCGGCGATCATGCTGAAGCTCGGCGCGTACGGTTTCCTGCGCTTCTCGCTGCCGGTCACGCCTGACGCAAGCCACGCGCTGGCGCCGATCGTCATCGCGCTGTCGCTGATCGCGGTGATCTACATCGGCCTCGTCGCGATGGTGCAGGCCGACATGAAGAAGCTGGTCGCGTATTCGTCGATTGCGCACATGGGCTTCGTCACGCTCGGTTTCTTCATCTTCAACCAGATGGGCGTCGAAGGCGCGATCGTGCAGATGATCTCGCACGGCTTCGTGTCGGGCGCGATGTTCCTTTGCATCGGCGTGTTGTACGACCGCATGCACTCGCGTCAGATCGCCGACTACGGCGGCGTGGTCAACGTGATGCCGAAGTTCGCGACGTTCGTGATGCTGTTCGCGATGGCGAACTGCGGCCTGCCGGGTACCTCCGGTTTCGTCGGCGAGTTCATGGTGATCCTGGCGTCGGTCGGCTACAACTTCTGGATCGCGTTCGGCGCCGCGTTCACGCTGATTCTCGGCGCGGCCTACACGCTGTGGATGTACAAGCGCGTGTACTTCGGCAAGGTGACGAACGACCACGTGGCGAAGCTCACGGATATCAATCGCCGCGAGTTCTTCATCCTGGGCGTGCTGGCGGCGCTGACGCTGTTCATGGGCCTGTATCCGAAGCCCTTCACCGATGTGATGCACGTCTCCGTGGAAAATCTCCTCGCCCACGTCGCGCAGTCGAAGCTGCCGCCGTTGTCGCAGTAA
- the nuoN gene encoding NADH-quinone oxidoreductase subunit NuoN has translation MQNASMSALGPDALIMAAIVVAWLNDTFVGASGRRLTYLIALVSSVIAGIWFAALSFDTQTLYFYSRMYVVDSFASAMKAVVSLGFAVTLIYSRKYLEDRGLFRGDFVLLGMFSLLGQLVMISGNNFLTLYLGLELMSLSLYAAIALRRDASQSNEAAMKYYVLGALASGFLLYGISMLYGATGSLDLKEVLTAVASGRINDVVLLFGVIFIVAGIAFKMGAVPFHMWVPDVYHGAPTAMTLLVGGGPKVAAFAWGLRFLVMGLLPLAVDWQQMLVIMAALSMIVGNITGIVQRNVKRMLAYSAISNMGFVLLGLLAGVVDGKTGGMAGAYGSAMFYSIVYLITTLGSFGVVMLLARREFEADSLDDFKGLNKRSPVFAFVMMVMMFSLAGIPPTVGFYAKLAVLQSAMNAGLTWLSVLAVVTSLFGAFYYLRIVKLMYFDAPQDTTPIAGDTCKRVVLALNGVAVLVLGIIPGPLMTVCLNAITHTLPVAL, from the coding sequence ATGCAAAACGCTTCTATGTCTGCTCTGGGTCCAGATGCGCTGATCATGGCCGCGATCGTCGTGGCCTGGCTGAACGACACGTTCGTCGGCGCCTCCGGCCGTCGCTTGACGTATTTGATCGCGCTCGTGTCGTCGGTGATCGCCGGCATCTGGTTCGCGGCGCTTTCTTTCGACACGCAGACGCTGTATTTCTATTCGCGGATGTACGTGGTCGATTCGTTCGCGAGCGCGATGAAGGCGGTGGTGTCGCTCGGTTTCGCGGTGACACTCATCTACTCGCGCAAGTATCTCGAGGATCGGGGTCTGTTCCGCGGCGACTTCGTCCTGCTCGGGATGTTCTCGCTGCTTGGCCAGCTCGTGATGATCTCGGGCAACAACTTCCTGACGCTGTACCTCGGCCTCGAACTGATGTCGCTGTCGCTGTATGCGGCGATCGCGCTGCGTCGCGATGCGTCGCAGTCGAACGAAGCAGCGATGAAGTACTACGTGCTCGGCGCGCTGGCTTCCGGTTTCCTGCTGTACGGCATCTCGATGCTGTACGGCGCGACCGGTTCGCTCGACCTGAAGGAAGTGCTGACGGCAGTGGCTTCGGGCCGTATCAACGACGTCGTGCTGCTGTTCGGCGTGATCTTCATCGTTGCCGGTATCGCGTTCAAGATGGGCGCCGTGCCGTTCCACATGTGGGTGCCGGACGTCTACCACGGCGCGCCTACGGCGATGACGCTGCTCGTCGGCGGCGGACCGAAGGTCGCGGCGTTCGCGTGGGGCTTGCGCTTCCTCGTGATGGGTCTGCTGCCGCTCGCAGTCGATTGGCAGCAAATGCTCGTGATTATGGCGGCGCTTTCGATGATCGTCGGCAACATCACCGGTATCGTCCAGCGCAACGTCAAGCGGATGCTTGCTTACTCGGCGATCTCGAACATGGGCTTCGTGCTGCTCGGCCTGCTCGCGGGCGTGGTCGACGGCAAGACCGGCGGCATGGCCGGCGCGTACGGTTCGGCGATGTTCTACAGCATCGTTTACCTGATCACGACGCTCGGTTCGTTCGGCGTGGTGATGCTGCTCGCGCGCCGCGAGTTCGAAGCCGATTCGCTCGACGACTTCAAGGGCTTGAACAAGCGCAGCCCGGTGTTCGCGTTCGTGATGATGGTGATGATGTTCTCGCTGGCCGGCATTCCGCCGACCGTCGGCTTCTACGCGAAGCTCGCCGTGCTGCAATCGGCGATGAACGCCGGCCTCACGTGGCTGTCGGTGCTGGCCGTGGTGACGTCGCTGTTTGGCGCGTTCTACTACCTGCGTATCGTCAAGCTGATGTACTTCGATGCACCGCAAGACACGACGCCGATCGCAGGCGATACGTGCAAGCGGGTCGTGCTCGCACTGAACGGTGTCGCCGTGCTCGTGCTCGGCATCATCCCGGGCCCGCTCATGACCGTCTGCTTGAACGCGATCACGCATACGCTGCCCGTGGCGCTGTAA
- a CDS encoding DUF2818 family protein translates to MSAAGWFIVLLALVGANLPFLNQKLFAVVPLKATKKSAWIRIGEMIVLYFLVGALGFMLEARAGNRFDQGWQFYAITFSLFVVFAFPGFTFQYLVKRR, encoded by the coding sequence ATGTCGGCAGCAGGCTGGTTCATCGTTCTGTTGGCGCTCGTGGGCGCCAACTTGCCGTTTCTGAATCAGAAGCTCTTTGCCGTCGTGCCGCTCAAGGCGACGAAAAAGAGCGCCTGGATTCGCATCGGCGAAATGATCGTGCTGTATTTTCTGGTCGGCGCGCTCGGCTTCATGCTCGAAGCGCGCGCCGGCAACCGCTTCGACCAGGGCTGGCAGTTTTACGCGATCACGTTCAGCCTGTTCGTCGTTTTCGCGTTTCCCGGCTTCACTTTTCAATATCTCGTCAAACGCCGCTGA
- a CDS encoding NUDIX domain-containing protein, with amino-acid sequence MAELPNHDAALTETCVESNTIHAGSFLTLKRDTVRLPDGKHATREYVQHPGAVMVIPLFDDGRVLMESQYRYPIGKVMTEYPAGKLDPNEGALACAKRELREETGYTAREYVYLTRIHPIISYSTEFIDIFLARGLTAGERKLDDGEFLETFTVDLAHVMEWVRTGKITDVKTIIGTFWLEKALSGTWPLGDAQPG; translated from the coding sequence ATGGCTGAACTGCCCAATCACGATGCCGCGCTCACCGAGACGTGCGTCGAAAGCAACACGATCCACGCAGGCTCCTTCCTGACGCTCAAGCGCGACACGGTTCGCTTGCCGGACGGCAAGCACGCGACGCGCGAATACGTCCAGCATCCGGGCGCGGTGATGGTGATCCCGCTCTTCGACGATGGCCGCGTGCTGATGGAAAGCCAATATCGCTATCCGATCGGTAAGGTGATGACCGAGTATCCGGCGGGAAAGCTCGATCCGAACGAAGGTGCGCTGGCCTGTGCGAAGCGCGAGTTGCGCGAGGAGACCGGCTATACGGCGCGCGAGTACGTGTATTTGACGCGCATTCACCCGATCATTTCGTACTCGACCGAATTCATCGATATCTTTCTTGCGCGTGGCCTGACAGCGGGCGAGCGCAAGCTCGACGACGGCGAGTTTCTCGAGACGTTCACCGTCGATCTCGCGCACGTGATGGAGTGGGTGCGCACCGGCAAGATCACCGACGTGAAAACGATCATCGGCACGTTCTGGCTCGAGAAGGCGCTCTCCGGCACGTGGCCGCTTGGGGACGCGCAGCCGGGCTGA
- a CDS encoding DUF1178 family protein, with product MKVLDLQCPHGHRFEGWFASADDFESQLSRKLVECPICGATEVSRMPSAPRLNLSGASDAQPAMDTAEWQARAMRALREVLEKTENVGERFAEEARRIHYNEAPARSIRGVTTPEDAKALVEEGIDVMPLPIPTALKESLQ from the coding sequence ATGAAGGTTCTCGACTTACAGTGTCCGCATGGCCATCGGTTCGAAGGCTGGTTTGCTTCCGCCGATGACTTCGAATCGCAGTTGTCCCGCAAGCTCGTCGAATGTCCGATCTGCGGTGCGACCGAAGTGAGCCGCATGCCGTCCGCGCCCCGTCTCAATCTGTCGGGTGCGAGCGACGCGCAGCCCGCGATGGATACGGCTGAATGGCAGGCCCGCGCGATGCGTGCATTGCGCGAGGTGCTCGAGAAAACCGAAAACGTGGGCGAGCGCTTTGCCGAGGAAGCGCGGCGCATTCACTACAATGAAGCGCCCGCGCGCAGCATTCGCGGCGTCACGACGCCGGAGGATGCGAAAGCCTTGGTCGAAGAGGGCATCGACGTGATGCCGCTGCCGATCCCGACCGCACTCAAAGAGTCGCTGCAATAG
- a CDS encoding acyl-CoA dehydrogenase family protein, translating to MNLDYTPAEDAFRVEIRAWLEANLPAELGAKVLNHKRLSRDDIASWHKRLGTRGWSAPAWSVEYGGPGWNATQRHIWEEECARVGAPPVLPFGVSMVAPVLMKYGSEAQKRRYLPRILDGTDWWCQGYSEPGSGSDLASLRTRAERVGDHYVVNGQKTWTTLGQHADMMFCLVRTDSGAKKQEGISFLLIDMKTPGITVRPIITLDEDHEVNEVFFEDVKVPVENLVGDENRGWTYAKYLLGHERTGIAAVGRSKRELVFLKRLAREQKKNGKPLIEDPSFGAKVAALEIELMALDVTVQRVVSNEASGRGPGPEASMLKIKGTEIQQGLTELMFEAAGPLAAAFDVPFLEGEREHSLAGDDDAAPLAAYYFNYRKTSIYGGSNEIQKNIIAQMILGL from the coding sequence ATGAATCTCGACTACACCCCCGCCGAAGACGCGTTCCGCGTCGAAATCCGCGCGTGGCTCGAGGCGAATCTGCCCGCCGAGCTTGGCGCCAAAGTCCTCAATCACAAACGCTTGTCGCGCGACGACATCGCGAGCTGGCATAAGCGGCTCGGCACGCGCGGCTGGTCGGCGCCAGCTTGGTCCGTCGAATACGGCGGCCCCGGTTGGAACGCGACGCAGCGTCATATCTGGGAAGAGGAATGCGCTCGCGTCGGCGCGCCGCCGGTGCTGCCGTTCGGCGTATCGATGGTCGCGCCCGTGCTGATGAAGTACGGCAGCGAGGCGCAGAAACGCCGCTATTTGCCGCGCATACTCGACGGCACCGACTGGTGGTGCCAAGGCTATTCGGAGCCCGGCTCGGGGTCCGATCTCGCGTCCCTGCGCACGCGAGCCGAGCGCGTCGGCGATCACTACGTCGTCAACGGGCAGAAGACCTGGACGACGCTAGGCCAGCACGCCGACATGATGTTCTGCCTTGTGCGTACCGATAGCGGTGCCAAGAAACAGGAGGGCATCTCGTTCCTGCTGATCGACATGAAGACGCCGGGCATCACCGTGCGTCCGATCATCACGCTCGACGAAGATCACGAAGTCAACGAAGTGTTCTTCGAGGACGTGAAGGTGCCGGTCGAGAATCTTGTCGGCGACGAGAATCGCGGCTGGACTTACGCAAAGTATTTGCTTGGGCACGAGCGCACGGGTATTGCGGCGGTGGGCCGCTCGAAGCGCGAACTCGTGTTCCTGAAACGTCTCGCGCGCGAGCAGAAGAAAAACGGCAAGCCGCTGATCGAGGATCCCTCGTTCGGCGCCAAGGTCGCCGCACTCGAGATCGAGCTGATGGCGCTCGACGTGACCGTGCAGCGCGTCGTCAGCAACGAGGCGAGCGGGCGCGGGCCGGGGCCCGAGGCGTCGATGCTGAAGATCAAGGGCACCGAGATCCAGCAAGGGTTGACCGAGCTGATGTTCGAAGCGGCCGGGCCGCTTGCGGCGGCGTTCGACGTGCCGTTCCTCGAAGGCGAACGCGAGCACAGCCTCGCCGGCGACGACGATGCCGCGCCGCTCGCCGCGTACTACTTCAACTACCGCAAGACGTCGATTTACGGCGGTTCGAACGAAATTCAGAAGAACATCATCGCGCAGATGATTCTCGGCCTCTGA
- a CDS encoding acyl-CoA dehydrogenase family protein — translation MDFTFTEEQQQFADALRRYLEKNYGFETRQAIVRSEAGVSAEHWSAFTELGLTALPVPEAQGGFGGSAVDMLVVMQELGRGLVIEPYWAAAVGIEALRLAGTGEGADAQLLERAGAGEIKLAVAFHEPHARYDLFDLATVAEASGNQFTLTGSKSIVQHGAQADYWIVPARLDGEIALFVVPRDAAHAKVAEYRTIDGQRAATLTFANTPARRLAGLHAGAATLEHIADYGIVLLCAEAIGALDALNHATLEYTKTRQQFGVPIARFQALQHRMVEMLIHTEQARSLAYLAAVRYASRDADERRRAVSAAKVRIGQAARFVGQQAVQLHGGMGVTNEVAAAHWFKRLAIIETTLGDVDHHLARFAALPGFATADA, via the coding sequence ATGGACTTCACCTTCACCGAAGAACAGCAGCAATTCGCCGACGCGCTGCGTCGCTATCTCGAGAAGAACTACGGCTTCGAAACGCGGCAGGCGATCGTGCGCTCCGAGGCGGGCGTGTCGGCGGAGCATTGGAGCGCGTTCACCGAGCTCGGTCTGACAGCGCTGCCGGTGCCGGAAGCGCAGGGCGGCTTCGGCGGCAGCGCTGTCGACATGCTCGTGGTCATGCAGGAGTTGGGGCGCGGGCTTGTCATCGAGCCGTATTGGGCGGCGGCGGTCGGCATCGAGGCGCTGCGCCTCGCGGGCACAGGCGAGGGCGCCGACGCGCAATTGCTCGAACGCGCCGGCGCGGGCGAGATCAAGCTCGCCGTCGCGTTTCACGAGCCGCATGCGCGCTACGACTTGTTCGACCTTGCGACGGTCGCCGAGGCGAGCGGAAATCAATTCACGCTGACCGGCTCCAAGTCGATCGTGCAGCACGGCGCACAAGCGGACTATTGGATCGTGCCGGCGCGCCTTGACGGCGAAATCGCGTTGTTCGTCGTACCGCGCGATGCGGCGCACGCCAAGGTCGCGGAGTACCGCACGATCGACGGCCAGCGCGCCGCGACGCTCACGTTCGCGAATACGCCCGCGCGCCGGCTCGCTGGTCTGCACGCGGGAGCGGCGACTCTCGAGCACATCGCGGACTACGGCATCGTGTTGTTGTGCGCGGAAGCGATCGGCGCGCTCGACGCGCTGAATCACGCGACGCTCGAATACACGAAAACGCGCCAGCAGTTCGGCGTGCCGATCGCGCGCTTCCAGGCGCTGCAGCACCGCATGGTCGAGATGCTGATCCACACGGAGCAGGCTCGCTCGCTCGCGTATCTGGCCGCAGTCCGCTATGCGAGCCGCGATGCTGACGAGCGCCGCCGCGCGGTGTCGGCTGCGAAGGTCCGCATCGGACAAGCTGCGCGCTTCGTCGGCCAACAAGCCGTGCAATTGCACGGCGGCATGGGCGTGACGAACGAAGTGGCGGCGGCGCACTGGTTCAAACGGCTCGCGATCATCGAGACGACGCTCGGCGACGTCGATCATCACCTCGCGCGCTTCGCGGCGCTGCCCGGCTTCGCGACGGCCGACGCGTGA
- a CDS encoding MaoC family dehydratase, with the protein MGVSYEDYEVGTTVDIGEHTFSADEIIRFGEQFDPQPFHIDEDAAKASPFGGLIASGWHTCSVMMGLIVRNTLSGSTSMGSPGVDEIRWIKPVRAGDTILMKNTVLDKRVSESRPDRGIVSIQWEGINQKGETVITVRSKVMFGLRNPGGTA; encoded by the coding sequence ATGGGTGTCAGTTACGAAGACTATGAAGTCGGCACGACGGTCGATATCGGCGAGCATACGTTCAGCGCCGATGAAATCATCCGCTTCGGCGAGCAATTCGATCCGCAGCCGTTCCATATCGACGAGGATGCCGCGAAGGCGTCTCCGTTCGGCGGCCTGATCGCGAGCGGCTGGCATACGTGCTCGGTCATGATGGGGCTGATCGTGCGCAATACGCTGAGCGGCTCGACGTCGATGGGCTCGCCCGGCGTCGACGAAATCCGCTGGATCAAGCCGGTGCGCGCCGGTGACACGATCCTGATGAAGAACACGGTGCTCGACAAGCGCGTGTCCGAGAGCCGTCCTGACCGCGGCATCGTGTCGATCCAATGGGAAGGCATCAATCAGAAGGGCGAGACCGTCATCACCGTGCGTTCGAAGGTGATGTTCGGGCTGCGCAATCCGGGAGGCACGGCATGA
- a CDS encoding MaoC family dehydratase, producing MTREAPVSAEVVIVELADANALRSLIGAAPLTSGWVAIDQARVNVFADATGDRQWIHVDPERAARESPFGGAVAHGFLTLSLVPALLEKTVAMRQRMGVNYGLNRVRFTAPVPVGSRVRARFQVEGVTDVDGGGVQVIWNVTLEAESGAAGTGDKPVCVAEFITRHYF from the coding sequence ATGACGCGCGAGGCGCCCGTGTCAGCGGAAGTCGTGATCGTCGAGCTGGCGGATGCGAACGCGCTGCGTTCGCTCATTGGCGCAGCGCCGTTGACGAGTGGCTGGGTCGCTATCGATCAGGCTCGCGTCAACGTGTTCGCGGACGCAACCGGCGATCGACAGTGGATTCACGTCGACCCCGAGCGTGCCGCGCGCGAATCGCCGTTCGGTGGGGCGGTCGCGCATGGATTCCTGACGTTGTCGCTGGTGCCCGCGTTGCTCGAGAAGACCGTCGCGATGCGGCAGCGCATGGGCGTCAACTACGGGCTCAATCGCGTGCGCTTCACGGCACCGGTGCCGGTGGGTTCGCGTGTGCGGGCGCGCTTTCAGGTGGAGGGCGTGACCGATGTGGACGGCGGCGGCGTGCAAGTCATCTGGAATGTGACGCTCGAAGCCGAGAGCGGCGCCGCGGGTACCGGCGACAAGCCGGTTTGTGTCGCCGAGTTCATCACTCGGCATTATTTCTAA
- a CDS encoding glutathione binding-like protein: MIDVYSWATPNGHKVHIMLEETGLAYNVHPIDIGAGDQFKPEFLAISPNNKIPAIVDSEGPGGKPLSLFESGAILIYLAEKTGKFLAADPAARYATLQWLMFQMGSVGPMFGQTHHFRLYAPEQIEYAVNRYTNETKRLYGVMDTKLGKTQFLAGNDYSIADIASFPWTRSWKNQGVELDDFPNVKRWHEAIAARPAVQRAVEVLASARKPSFDDKAKEVLFGATQYARH; this comes from the coding sequence ATGATCGACGTCTATAGCTGGGCGACCCCGAACGGCCATAAGGTTCACATCATGCTCGAGGAGACCGGCCTCGCTTACAACGTGCACCCCATCGACATCGGCGCCGGCGACCAGTTCAAGCCCGAGTTCCTCGCGATCAGCCCGAACAACAAGATCCCGGCGATCGTCGATTCGGAAGGCCCCGGCGGCAAGCCGCTGTCGCTGTTCGAGTCGGGCGCGATCCTGATCTATCTGGCCGAGAAGACCGGCAAATTTCTCGCGGCCGACCCCGCCGCCCGCTACGCGACGCTGCAATGGCTGATGTTCCAGATGGGCAGCGTCGGCCCGATGTTCGGGCAGACGCACCATTTCCGCCTCTACGCGCCCGAGCAGATCGAATACGCGGTGAATCGCTACACGAACGAGACGAAGCGCCTATACGGCGTGATGGATACGAAGCTCGGCAAGACGCAATTTCTCGCGGGCAACGATTACTCGATCGCCGACATCGCGAGCTTTCCGTGGACGCGCTCATGGAAAAACCAAGGTGTCGAGCTCGACGACTTCCCGAACGTGAAGCGCTGGCATGAAGCGATTGCGGCACGGCCGGCGGTGCAACGCGCAGTCGAAGTGCTCGCGTCGGCGCGCAAGCCATCGTTCGACGACAAAGCGAAGGAAGTGCTGTTCGGCGCGACACAATACGCGCGGCATTGA